The DNA window GCTTGGCAACAGCGCTGTAATACGGACCAGCGGACCTTGGGAGGATTATTCTCGCAACTCGCGGATGAATTCAATGAACTTGATTGGGCAATTGCTTTAATGACTCTCTTGGATCTGTTATCCGATATTTCCGCCCATGTTAACTCTAAAATTCGTAAGTTTATTCATTGTCAACTCCAAATCTGGTTCGCTGGTTTGCCCAACTTTATCAAGGCGTATTTACCGATTCCAAGCTGCGAAAGTTGAGTATATAAGTTAATTTAACCTGTTGTGCTAGATAAAGTTAACCAAAGACAAGATGTTTGATCTTTGAAAACTGCATACTATGTCCGAAAAGCATATTGATGAAATAGCAAAGACAATGAGCTAAGATTTTGGTTTGAATACGGGAAATAAAACCCCAATACGATTTCGCTAAAACTCTTTCAATGTTCAGTTGATTGGTAAGTTGGGAACCAGAAGTCTCAATTCTTCGCCGAAGCTTGAAAATCAGTTGACGGATCGCTTTGGGCCATTGTATTTTACTATGGTTCTTTGGCAGCGGCAAAAGATTGATCGCTTTTTCGGTTTTCAATTCAGAACCTAAGTCGCTACTGATATATCCCTTATCACCGAGAATCGTGATTTTTTGATAGGGCTCCACCAAATCCCAGGTTGCGGCCCGGTCGTCAACATTGGCGGGAGTAATGGTAAAGTCCGTAATAAACCCATCGAAGGACCCCAATAAATGTAGCTTATAACCCAAATAGGTTTCCTTTTTGGAAGGACATTTCCCGTAAGTTGCTTCATAGCCTCGAAAAGTCTTGTGAAAATGGGCTCGCCCAAACTTACAGACCGGTAGTGGCAGACTGTCGATAATTCGGTATGATTGATAGACGTATCCAGTAATTTTTGCGATTTCTTTGCGAATGATCTCCATGACCCGATGAAGGTTTCGACAAGTTCGATTAAACCGCGTCCGGTCACAGAAATCCGGAAATAAGTCGCGCTGATTTTTCTTACAGAATTCAAACCAGGCTTTTTCTGAATCGATGGTAAATAATTCTCCGACGAGTCGAATGGTGATGATTTCACTGTCACTCATTTTTAAACTGCCGCTATT is part of the Hydrogenispora ethanolica genome and encodes:
- a CDS encoding IS982 family transposase, whose protein sequence is MLDSKQYCIKEIENIKDLFTVIYTVIDDIYQQIVPINIKHRRNSGSLKMSDSEIITIRLVGELFTIDSEKAWFEFCKKNQRDLFPDFCDRTRFNRTCRNLHRVMEIIRKEIAKITGYVYQSYRIIDSLPLPVCKFGRAHFHKTFRGYEATYGKCPSKKETYLGYKLHLLGSFDGFITDFTITPANVDDRAATWDLVEPYQKITILGDKGYISSDLGSELKTEKAINLLPLPKNHSKIQWPKAIRQLIFKLRRRIETSGSQLTNQLNIERVLAKSYWGFISRIQTKILAHCLCYFINMLFGHSMQFSKIKHLVFG